A stretch of Tigriopus californicus strain San Diego chromosome 11, Tcal_SD_v2.1, whole genome shotgun sequence DNA encodes these proteins:
- the LOC131890443 gene encoding sideroflexin-2-like isoform X3 yields the protein MTTKRTRWKCPRESQLYYEIDDSKAFVIMTIENRVDVDAPLWDQSTFYGRFRHFAWMTNPLNTLASDAELMSAKQLVDQFRKGQEPPETTQKQLINAMKLYQSSFHPDTGELQNVCGRMCFQVPGGMTITGAMLQFYKTVPQIVFWQWFNQSFNALVNFTNRNAESPVSKTQLAFAYASATFSALGTAIGLKKGLEKLTPPVVQRFVPFVAVGAANCVNIPLMRQTELLQGVDLRDEDELKVCSSKFAAQKGITQVVISRNILMAPGMVLVPVIMQRLEKRPWFARMTFLHAPFQDEREERQNEAVEGVSSASVAREAALPLATWTCPSARTTQKGPIIFDGTF from the exons ATGACGACCAAGAGGACGAGATGGAAGTGTCCTCGTGAATCCCAATTGTACTATGAAATAGATGACAGTAAAGCTTTTGTA ATCATGACCATTGAGAACCGAGTCGATGTGGATGCCCCCTTGTGGGACCAGTCCACGTTCTACGGGCGGTTCAGGCATTTCGCATGGATGACCAATCCACTCAACACCTTGGCCTCCGATGCTGAACTCATGAGTGCCAAACAACTCGTTGATCAATTCCGGAAAGGCCAAGAACCACCAGAAACCACTCAAAAGCAG CTGATCAATGCCATGAAGCTCTATCAATCATCATTTCACCCCGACACGGGCGAGTTGCAGAATGTGTGTGGTCGCATGTGCTTTCAAGTGCCTGGAGGAATGACAATCACTGGGGCAATGCTGCAGTTCTACAAGACCGTGCCTCAGATCGTGTTCTGGCAATGGTTCAATCAATCTTTCAATGCTCTG GTCAATTTTACCAATCGAAACGCCGAGTCTCCGGTGTCCAAAACACAATTAGCATTTGCCTATGCATCGGCCACCTTCAGTGCTTTGGGAACAGCCATTGGACTGAAGAAAGGTCTGGAGAAGTTGACACCGCCCGTGGTACAacgttttgttccatttgtggcTGTCGGGGCTGCGAATTGT GTCAACATACCATTGATGAGACAAACCGAGTTACTCCAGGGTGTGGATCTCAGAGACGAGGACGAATTGAAAGTGTGCAGCTCCAAGTTCGCCGCCCAGAAGGGCATCACTCAAGTCGTCATCAGTCGGAACATCCTCATGGCCCCAGGAATGGTCTTAGTGCCCGTGATCATGCAAAGACTGGAAAAGCGGCCCTGGTTTGCTCGAATGACCTTTCTTCATGCGCCATTTCAA gATGAGCGGGAGGAACGACAGAACGAGGCGGTAGAAGGTGTGTCATCCGCGTCGGTTGCTCGT GAAGCGGCCTTGCCTCTGGCGACCTGGACTTGCCCAAGCGCTCGCACAACACAAAAAGGGCCGATCATCTTCGACGGCACCTTTTAA
- the LOC131891206 gene encoding protein O-GlcNAcase-like (The sequence of the model RefSeq protein was modified relative to this genomic sequence to represent the inferred CDS: added 70 bases not found in genome assembly), which translates to MSRKSPRKSKGPAATPPASIQPPSPARGPSPDSSSSSSSSTSSLSDLERPSFWCGVVEGFYSRPWSTGQRLDLFAKMGRWGLNTYLYAPKDDHKHRAQWRVPYSPVERAELKVLIQACQAHNVRFFYGISPGLDMGYSQSRDLDDLVAKLSALRDLGCRGFAILWDDIDTTLPPEDAHAYRSLAQAHVQVTNAAFERLTPAEFLTCPVEYCTNRADPNVERSEYLNTLGQGLHPDIAVFWTGSKVVSETIGPAEMRQLEHVLKRKPLIWDNLHANDYDKQRMFLGPFSGRDPQIIPHVRGVLINPNCEYSLNIPALFTLSAWSLCRDPITGHIQNWNPVEASELAIPHFLEELHRKTAISIHETTLKHPKAMELSKCDVELLFHLFWLPHSHGSRAEMMLNEFKYLRDTAHVLQYYDLDPTEGEQDKVTDSAQQEFVDSWMERASSFNNTCKRFSKICDKFTYINNRELFFDINGYLNNMQVVLSACNRLLKWVGLDKCRRPIHGGPTLSGLPGGMAGDLQRLYPIRSNFEYPVRSLMPSAEKNAYAIQPIGSKSELEELRLGFPRLFCESQGIEEDDLTKSIREFALKSRLDAFTSGSHRALTVDCDDVLMMSLVGSRDVKAVVKALKSAFQSIAKAKPDRQTLSIALPTEKEPVPWKMLEKYHAILSYTSLTDLIFTKTSDNVFKLMFMLLGDIKNACVLVEXDSFHCFAHRKRAGSLEDAREIRRHPVLHIAHRPDFHQD; encoded by the coding sequence CGCCGGCCCGTGGCCCCTCGCCGgactcgtcctcgtcgtcctcgtcctccacTTCGTCCTTGTCCGACTTGGAGCGGCCGTCGTTTTGGTGCGGCGTGGTCGAGGGCTTCTACAGTCGTCCTTGGTCCACGGGTCAACGACTGGATCTCTTTGCCAAAATGGGCCGTTGGGGCTTGAACACGTATTTGTACGCCCCCAAGGACGATCACAAGCATCGGGCCCAATGGCGGGTTCCTTATTCGCCGGTAGAGCGAGCCGAACTCAAGGTCTTGATCCAGGCCTGCCAAGCCCATAATGTGCGGTTCTTCTACGGCATTTCGCCCGGCTTGGACATGGGCTACTCGCAAAGTCGCGACTTGGATGATTTGGTGGCCAAGTTAAGTGCTTTGCGCGACTTGGGATGTCGCGGCTTTGCCATTCTCTGGGACGATATCGACACGACCTTGCCGCCCGAGGACGCCCACGCCTATCGTTCACTGGCCCAAGCCCATGTTCAGGTTACCAATGCGGCATTTGAGCGACTCACCCCGGCTGAGTTCTTGACGTGTCCGGTCGAGTATTGCACCAATCGAGCCGATCCCAACGTGGAACGCTCCGAGTACTTAAATACTCTGGGCCAGGGCCTCCATCCCGATATCGCTGTGTTTTGGACGGGCTCCAAGGTCGTGTCGGAGACTATCGGTCCGGCTGAAATGCGTCAGTTGGAACACGTGCTCAAGCGCAAGCCCCTGATTTGGGATAATCTACACGCCAATGATTACGACAAGCAGCGCATGTTCTTGGGGCCGTTCAGTGGTCGGGACCCGCAAATCATACCCCACGTCCGTGGGGTTCTGATCAATCCCAATTGCGAATATTCCCTGAACATCCCGGCCCTGTTCACCCTCTCCGCCTGGTCACTCTGTCGCGATCCCATCACGGGTCACATCCAGAATTGGAACCCCGTGGAAGCCTCCGAGTTGGCCATACCACATTTCTTGGAGGAGCTCCACCGCAAGACCGCCATTTCTATCCACGAGACCACCCTCAAACATCCCAAGGCCATGGAGTTGAGCAAATGCGACGTGGAGCTCCTGTTCCATCTCTTCTGGTTACCCCACAGTCACGGCTCACGGGCTGAGATGATGCTGAATGAGTTCAAGTACCTACGGGACACGGCCCATGTCTTGCAATATTATGACCTGGATCCCACCGAGGGTGAGCAAGACAAAGTGACGGACAGTGCTCAACAAGAGTTTGTGGATTCTTGGATGGAACGAGCTTCCTCGTTTAACAACACGTGTAAACGCTTCTCCAAGATCTGTGACAAGTTTACCTATATCAATAACCGAGAGCTGTTCTTCGATATCAACGGTTACCTGAACAATATGCAAGTGGTGCTCTCGGCGTGTAATCGTCTCTTGAAGTGGGTTGGTCTGGACAAGTGTCGCCGTCCCATTCACGGCGGACCCACATTATCCGGTCTGCCCGGCGGAATGGCCGGCGATCTTCAGCGTTTGTATCCCATCCGGTCGAATTTTGAATACCCGGTGCGATCCCTCATGCCGAGTGCGGAAAAGAATGCTTATGCCATCCAACCTATCGGATCAAAATCCGAATTGGAGGAACTGAGACTCGGGTTTCCACGGTTATTCTGCGAGAGCCAAGGCATCGAAGAGGACGACCTCACCAAATCGATCCGTGAATTTGCCCTCAAGAGTCGCTTGGACGCCTTCACGAGTGGATCCCATCGAGCCCTGACCGTTGATTGCGATGACGTGCTCATGATGTCGCTCGTCGGTTCCAGGGATGTCAAAGCCGTGGTCAAGGCTCTGAAGAGTGCATTCCAATCGATTGCCAAAGCGAAACCTGATCGCCAGACTCTTTCCATTGCTTTGCCCACCGAAAAAGAGCCGGTTCCCTGGAAGATGCTCGAGAAATACCACGCCATCCTGTCCTACACATCGCTCACAGACCTGATTTTCACCAAGACTAGTGATAACGTGTTCAAACTGATGTTCATGCTTCTGGGCGATATCAAAAACGCATGTGTACTGGTGGAGANAGACTCTTTCCATTGCTTTGCCCACCGAAAAAGAGCCGGTTCCCTGGAAGATGCTCGAGAAATACGACGCCATCCTGTCCTACACATCGCTCACAGACCTGATTTTCACCAAGACTAG
- the LOC131890443 gene encoding sideroflexin-2-like isoform X1, with protein sequence MTTKRTRWKCPRESQLYYEIDDSKAFVIMTIENRVDVDAPLWDQSTFYGRFRHFAWMTNPLNTLASDAELMSAKQLVDQFRKGQEPPETTQKQLINAMKLYQSSFHPDTGELQNVCGRMCFQVPGGMTITGAMLQFYKTVPQIVFWQWFNQSFNALVNFTNRNAESPVSKTQLAFAYASATFSALGTAIGLKKGLEKLTPPVVQRFVPFVAVGAANCVNIPLMRQTELLQGVDLRDEDELKVCSSKFAAQKGITQVVISRNILMAPGMVLVPVIMQRLEKRPWFARMTFLHAPFQDEREERQNEAVEGVSSASVARSLLRLLQKGGGGVCGLPKHPKIPTNQIISGDFNAQHGVEHGEDVEHLHFNARRVRVGCISRGGSGKDK encoded by the exons ATGACGACCAAGAGGACGAGATGGAAGTGTCCTCGTGAATCCCAATTGTACTATGAAATAGATGACAGTAAAGCTTTTGTA ATCATGACCATTGAGAACCGAGTCGATGTGGATGCCCCCTTGTGGGACCAGTCCACGTTCTACGGGCGGTTCAGGCATTTCGCATGGATGACCAATCCACTCAACACCTTGGCCTCCGATGCTGAACTCATGAGTGCCAAACAACTCGTTGATCAATTCCGGAAAGGCCAAGAACCACCAGAAACCACTCAAAAGCAG CTGATCAATGCCATGAAGCTCTATCAATCATCATTTCACCCCGACACGGGCGAGTTGCAGAATGTGTGTGGTCGCATGTGCTTTCAAGTGCCTGGAGGAATGACAATCACTGGGGCAATGCTGCAGTTCTACAAGACCGTGCCTCAGATCGTGTTCTGGCAATGGTTCAATCAATCTTTCAATGCTCTG GTCAATTTTACCAATCGAAACGCCGAGTCTCCGGTGTCCAAAACACAATTAGCATTTGCCTATGCATCGGCCACCTTCAGTGCTTTGGGAACAGCCATTGGACTGAAGAAAGGTCTGGAGAAGTTGACACCGCCCGTGGTACAacgttttgttccatttgtggcTGTCGGGGCTGCGAATTGT GTCAACATACCATTGATGAGACAAACCGAGTTACTCCAGGGTGTGGATCTCAGAGACGAGGACGAATTGAAAGTGTGCAGCTCCAAGTTCGCCGCCCAGAAGGGCATCACTCAAGTCGTCATCAGTCGGAACATCCTCATGGCCCCAGGAATGGTCTTAGTGCCCGTGATCATGCAAAGACTGGAAAAGCGGCCCTGGTTTGCTCGAATGACCTTTCTTCATGCGCCATTTCAA gATGAGCGGGAGGAACGACAGAACGAGGCGGTAGAAGGTGTGTCATCCGCGTCGGTTGCTCGT AGCCTTCTTCGCTTACTACAAAAAGGAGGTGGAGGGGTTTGTGGGCTACCCAAACATCCTAAAATCCCAACTAATCAGATTATTTCTGGCGACTTTAACGCCCAGCATGGCGTTGAACACGGGGAAGACGTTGAACATCTTCATTTCAATGCACGAAGAGTACGTGTTGGGTGTATATCGAGAGGTGGAAGCGGCAAGGATAAGTAA
- the LOC131890443 gene encoding sideroflexin-2-like isoform X2 — protein MTTKRTRWKCPRESQLYYEIDDSKAFVIMTIENRVDVDAPLWDQSTFYGRFRHFAWMTNPLNTLASDAELMSAKQLVDQFRKGQEPPETTQKQLINAMKLYQSSFHPDTGELQNVCGRMCFQVPGGMTITGAMLQFYKTVPQIVFWQWFNQSFNALVNFTNRNAESPVSKTQLAFAYASATFSALGTAIGLKKGLEKLTPPVVQRFVPFVAVGAANCVNIPLMRQTELLQGVDLRDEDELKVCSSKFAAQKGITQVVISRNILMAPGMVLVPVIMQRLEKRPWFARMTFLHAPFQVLGVGTCLLLMVPIGCAVYPQNCAISVAELEQNDSDAFQELKKNYGARPLPQYLYFNKGL, from the exons ATGACGACCAAGAGGACGAGATGGAAGTGTCCTCGTGAATCCCAATTGTACTATGAAATAGATGACAGTAAAGCTTTTGTA ATCATGACCATTGAGAACCGAGTCGATGTGGATGCCCCCTTGTGGGACCAGTCCACGTTCTACGGGCGGTTCAGGCATTTCGCATGGATGACCAATCCACTCAACACCTTGGCCTCCGATGCTGAACTCATGAGTGCCAAACAACTCGTTGATCAATTCCGGAAAGGCCAAGAACCACCAGAAACCACTCAAAAGCAG CTGATCAATGCCATGAAGCTCTATCAATCATCATTTCACCCCGACACGGGCGAGTTGCAGAATGTGTGTGGTCGCATGTGCTTTCAAGTGCCTGGAGGAATGACAATCACTGGGGCAATGCTGCAGTTCTACAAGACCGTGCCTCAGATCGTGTTCTGGCAATGGTTCAATCAATCTTTCAATGCTCTG GTCAATTTTACCAATCGAAACGCCGAGTCTCCGGTGTCCAAAACACAATTAGCATTTGCCTATGCATCGGCCACCTTCAGTGCTTTGGGAACAGCCATTGGACTGAAGAAAGGTCTGGAGAAGTTGACACCGCCCGTGGTACAacgttttgttccatttgtggcTGTCGGGGCTGCGAATTGT GTCAACATACCATTGATGAGACAAACCGAGTTACTCCAGGGTGTGGATCTCAGAGACGAGGACGAATTGAAAGTGTGCAGCTCCAAGTTCGCCGCCCAGAAGGGCATCACTCAAGTCGTCATCAGTCGGAACATCCTCATGGCCCCAGGAATGGTCTTAGTGCCCGTGATCATGCAAAGACTGGAAAAGCGGCCCTGGTTTGCTCGAATGACCTTTCTTCATGCGCCATTTCAA gttttggGAGTAGGGACATGCTTGCTGCTTATGGTTCCGATCGGATGTGCGGTTTATCCCCAAAATTGTGCCATTTCTGTCGCTGAATTGGAGCAAAACGATTCGGATGCTTTCCAAGAACTCAAAAAGAATTATGGAGCACGACCGCTTCctcaatatctttacttcAACAAGGGCCTTTAA
- the LOC131890447 gene encoding uncharacterized protein LOC131890447 encodes MLPKWQISWLIVALSGIFLMALDVRAERYDIHIRQAPQKSYEEEEDGKILPTKTFLSTFEILLLCSLFILTILFLGFCMLYLYCFGCRCPGWFKTCCCCGCCRRRKSNDYTQVQLHRDRKIGEIWKTNYPPSGKRPNPV; translated from the exons ATGCTTCCAAAGTGGCAGATCTCGTGGCTAATTGTGGCCCTGTCGGGGATATTTCTTATGGCCCTGGATGTTCGAGCCGAGCGATACGATATCCACATCCGTCAGGCCCCGCAAAAAAGctacgaagaagaagaagatggcaAAATACTACCCACAAA GACTTTCTTGTCGACTTTTGAGATCCTTCTCTTATGCTCCTTATTCATCTTGACGATCCTCTTTCTCGGTTTCTGCATGCTCTATCTCTATTGCTTCGGATGCCGATGTCCTGGATGGTTCAAGacgtgttgttgttgtgggtGTTGTCGGCGACGAAAATCCAATGATTATACGCAAGTCCAACTTCACCGGGATCGAAAAATCGGCGAGATCTGGAAGACCAACTATCCTCCTAGTGGCAAACGACCCAATCCGGTTTAG